A DNA window from Aspergillus nidulans FGSC A4 chromosome I contains the following coding sequences:
- a CDS encoding bifunctional C97 family peptidase/thioredoxin family protein (transcript_id=CADANIAT00007719) encodes MDIELYVYDLSQGLARMYSMALTGVQIDAIYHTSLVFNNTEYYFGQGIQTAQPSSTHHGQPMEKIHIGTSELPLEVVEEYLQSLSSIYTPESYDLFLHNCNNFTQDLAMFLVGKSIPEHIRNLPTTFLSTPFGQMLKPQIESALRGVTQAPGQGLPAPRSGPAGSHTQAQAQSQGKVRVVGSLNELEQHLSSASKSCAVIFFTSATCPSCKMMYPVYDELAAEAGSKAVLLKVDTSMAHDVAVRYGVHATPTFMTFLRGEKLDTWAGADAGKLRGNVRLLLEMAYPTHPHRELRLPSFQRTITNYVTYNKTPPLEKLMQKLKPHDQDPTLLAIIDFIKHRTTSSSADTPLPSDLPTFATYLAQTFHSTPQENRFALVDLVRVLFVDPRVAAYFGEDTSHTLLLTFFSTSEDEATSYSLRIVTLQLACNLFKTPVYTNHLSSPSNPLRPALLSLVTSSLLNAQSNLRVVAASLAYNLAALNHNARFANTGSEPLTEEEQVALTASVAEALAQESSSTEALHGLLFSLGLLIYEVPMDGAVIDLCRALNLKEAVEGKKELITNGDQGKDKGDSLFREVGRELLAKGL; translated from the exons ATGGATATAGAGTTGTATGTCTATGACCTGTCGCAG GGCCTGGCAAGAATG TACTCGATGGCCCTGACAGGGGTGCAGATCGACGCCATCTACCACACGTCCCTGGTCTTCAACAACACTGAGTACTACTTCGGCCAGGGCATCCAGACAGCCCAGCCTAGTAGTACGCACCACGGCCAACCCATGGAGAAGATCCATATTGGGACGAGCGAGCTGCCCTTAGAAGTGGTGGAGGAGTATCTGCAGTCGCTGAGCTCGATCTATACACCAGAG TCCTATGATCTCTTCCTGCACAACTGCAACAACTTTACTCAAGATCTGGCTATGTTCCTTGTTGGGAAGAGTATTCCCGAGCATATTCGGAATCTTCCGACGACGTTTTTGAGCACGCCCTTCgggcagatgctgaagccTCAGATTGAGAGTGCCCTACGTGGTGTCACGCAGGCTCCAGGGCAAGGGTTGCCGGCGCCACGATCAGGACCTGCTGGGTCGCACACTCAGGCTCAAGCCCAGTCCCAGGGCAAGGTCCGAGTGGTGGGCAGCTTGAATGAGCTCGAGCAGCATCTGTCCTCTGCTTCGAAGTCGTGTGCAGTCATCTTTTTCACCTCGGCTACTTGTCCATCATGCAAGATGATGTATCCGGTATATGATGAGCTTGCGGCAGAAGCCGGCTCTAAGGCTGTTCTACTCAAAGTCGATACCAGTATGGCCCATGATGTCGCCGTGCGGTACGGCGTTCACGCAACGCCAACATTCATGACTTTCCTGCGTGGCGAGAAACTTGATACATGGGCCGGTGCCGACGCAGGAAAACTTCGTGGGAACGTTCGTCTTCTCTTAGAGATGGCTTATCCAACGCACCCACACCGCGAGCTTCGCCTTCCGAGCTTCCAGCGCACCATCACCAACTACGTCACGTACAACAAGACGCCTCCTTTGGAGAAACTTATGCAGAAACTCAAACCGCATGACCAAGACCCGACCCTCCTCGCCATAATCGACTTCATCAAACATCGTACTACGTCCAGCTCAGCAGATACCCCGTTACCATCAGACCTCCCTACCTTCGCAACCTATCTCGCTCAAACTTTTCACTCCACCCCGCAAGAGAACCGCTTCGCCCTCGTTGACCTCGTTCGCGTCCTCTTTGTCGACCCCCGTGTCGCCGCATATTTCGGCGAAGACACAAGCCacaccctcctcctcaccttcttctccacctcAGAGGACGAAGCGACATCTTACAGCCTCCGCATCGTCACCCTCCAACTCGCCTGTAACCTCTTTAAAACACCGGTTTACACAAATCATCTCTCTTCGCCATCGAATCCCCTCCGCCCAGCCCTCCTTTCACTTGTCACATCAAGCCTCCTTAATGCACAGTCCAATCTCCGCGTCGTCGCCGCCAGTCTAGCCTATAACCTCGCCGCACTGAATCATAACGCGCGATTCGCCAATACCGGCAGCGAACCTCTaacggaagaagaacaagtcGCGCTAACAGCGTCGGTCGCCGAAGCTCTGGCCCAGGAATCGTCTAGCACCGAGGCCCTGCAcggccttctcttctcacTGGGGCTGCTGATCTACGAGGTGCCGATGGATGGCGCGGTAATAGACCTTTGTCGGGCGCTTAACCTtaaggaggctgttgagggaaagaaggaacTGATCACGAATGGTGACCAGGGCAAGGATAAGGGGGATTCTTTGTTTAGAGAAGTTGGGCGGGAGTTGCTCGCGAAAGGGCTCTAG